The following is a genomic window from Opitutus sp. GAS368.
TACGGCCGGATCGGCTTCCGGTAGAGGCTGGGGTTGGCCGCCGCCAGCGGAGCCATCCGCTCGGTGGCCAGATACTCCAGCCACCGGCGGGAATGCGGGTGGTTCCGCAGAAGCCGGAAAACGAAGAGCAGCCGTTGCCCGCGATGAGCCCAGGTGGGCTCGGGATAAACCGTGCGTGCCACGCGGAAAAGGGAGCGCAGGTAAGGCGGCGTCATGGCAATCTGATTGCGAATGCTGGCTTGAAGCCCCGGGAGCAGAACGGCAACTGCGTTATTCCGTCCGACGCTCGAAATACGGGTAGAGCGCCGGCAACAGGAAAAGGGTCAGCGCCGTCGCCGTCACCAACCCGCCGACGATCACCACGGCGAAGGGGCGGGAGGTTTCCGCGCCGACGGCGTGCGACAGCGCGGCCGGCAGGAGCCCGAGCGAGGCCATCGCGGCGGTCATGACGACGGGCCGCATGCGTGAGGCGGCCCCTTCGCGCACCGCGTCATCCATCGGGCGGCCCTCCCGGCGCAGCTCGCGGATGCGCTCCACGAGCAGCACGGCGTTCTGCACCGAGACGCCGAACAGGGCGATGAAGCCCACGAGCGCGGAAACCGAGAGCGTCAGGCCCGCCAGCGGCAGCGCCACGATGCCGCCGATGGCGGCGAACGGCACCACGCTCAGGATCAACGCGGCCAGCCAGCCCGAGTCGAACGCGGTGAACAGCAGGAAGAAAATGGCGGCGAGGGTGAAGGGGACGATCACCAGCAGGCGCTTTTGCGCCCGTTGCTGGTTCTCGAACGAACCGGTCCACTCCATCCGGTAACCCGGGGGCAGCTGCACCGTCGCGTCGACCTTGCGTAGGGCCTCGGCCACCAGCGAGCCGAGGTCGCGGTCCCGCTGGGAATATTTCACCGCGATCCGCCGCGCGTTTTCCTCGCGGTAGATGCGGGCGAAGCCCGGCCGCACGTCCACGGTCGTCAGCGCCTCGAGCGTCAGCCGCTCGCCGTTGGCGCCGAAGACCGGGATCTTGCGGATCGAGTCGAGGTCGAGCACGGCGCGGGGCGCGAGCTTGACCACGAGGTCGAAGGTCCGCTCGCCTTCCAGCACCTGCGTGGCCACGCTGCCGCCGAGGGCCGTCTCCACCACCGACTGCACGTCGGACACGGTGAGTCCCGCCCGGGCGATGGCCGCGCGGTCCACCACGATCTGCACCTGCGGCTGCCCGAGCAGCTCCTCGGTGCCGACATCGGTCGCGCCGGGCACGGTCTTGATCAGGCCGGCGATCTGGTCGGCCGCGGCCTGCAGTTTCTCGGGATCCTCGCCGTAGATCTTGACGCTCAGCTCGGCCTTGATGCCGGAAATGGCCTCGTTGACGTTGTCCTCGATGTATTGGCTGAACTGGGTCTCGATCCCGGGGATTTCGGCCAGCCGGCGGTCCATGGCATGGATCAATCCGTCCCGGTCGGCGGCGGTGGTCCACTCCTCCCGGGGCTTGAGGTTGACGCTGAACTCGGCGACATCGAAGCCGTTGACGTCCGTGCCGTCGTCGGGCCGGCCGAGCTGGCTGATGACGGTCTTCACCTCGGGAAACGACGCCATCAGCCCCCGGGCCTGGCGGGTGATGCGCGCCGCCTCGCTCGGCGAGATCGACTGCGGCATGAAGATCCGCACCCACAGCGAGCCTTCGTCCAGCTTGGGCAGGAATTCGGACCCGAGGAAGAACAGCAGCGCGCCGGCCCCGGCCAGGGCCGCCAGCGCGAGCACCAGCAGCAGGCGCTTGGCGGCCAGCGCGCGTTCCAGCAGCGGGAGGTAGAGGGCGCGCAGCCGGTGCACCAACCACGATTCGTGCTCCGTGCCACCGGCATGGCGCAGGACAAGGCTGGCCAGCACGGGCACGGCCGTGAGCGCCAGCAGGGTGCCGGCGATGAGCGCAAAGGTGAGCGTCAGCGCCATCGGCTGGAAGATCTTCCCCTCCACCCGCTGGAGGGTGTAGAG
Proteins encoded in this region:
- a CDS encoding CusA/CzcA family heavy metal efflux RND transporter, whose translation is MIRALIAYALRHRPIVLALLAIFVFAGINAYRNLPIEAYPDVTNVSVQIITLFPGHAAEEVERLVTIPLENEMNGIPKRVSMRSVSLFGLSQITLVFEDDAQTDYVRNQAFQHLAAVNLPAGAQASLSPDATPVGEIYRYSLQAPAGYPLVELKALQDWVVERQLRTVPGVVDIVGFGGPTKQYQVLIEPAKLKSYGISLAQVFTALSNGNRNAGGSYIEHGAEMYVVRGLGFVRNVDDIASIAVDTRNGTPIRIRDVGSVVIGNQLRLGRVGKAAPGQPDEDDIVQGIVLLRKGENALQVLERVRAKVAEINARYLPSGVRMVPHYDRTELIARTLHNVRGNMIEGIALVLGVLVLFLGLGHVRSALVVAAVVPLALLGAFLLLDLRGIPANLISMGAIDFGIIVDSAVVIIENILRLRAEARDRKPKLTELIIQGGGQMGRPILFSKAILLTAFIPLYTLQRVEGKIFQPMALTLTFALIAGTLLALTAVPVLASLVLRHAGGTEHESWLVHRLRALYLPLLERALAAKRLLLVLALAALAGAGALLFFLGSEFLPKLDEGSLWVRIFMPQSISPSEAARITRQARGLMASFPEVKTVISQLGRPDDGTDVNGFDVAEFSVNLKPREEWTTAADRDGLIHAMDRRLAEIPGIETQFSQYIEDNVNEAISGIKAELSVKIYGEDPEKLQAAADQIAGLIKTVPGATDVGTEELLGQPQVQIVVDRAAIARAGLTVSDVQSVVETALGGSVATQVLEGERTFDLVVKLAPRAVLDLDSIRKIPVFGANGERLTLEALTTVDVRPGFARIYREENARRIAVKYSQRDRDLGSLVAEALRKVDATVQLPPGYRMEWTGSFENQQRAQKRLLVIVPFTLAAIFFLLFTAFDSGWLAALILSVVPFAAIGGIVALPLAGLTLSVSALVGFIALFGVSVQNAVLLVERIRELRREGRPMDDAVREGAASRMRPVVMTAAMASLGLLPAALSHAVGAETSRPFAVVIVGGLVTATALTLFLLPALYPYFERRTE